From the genome of Cellvibrio japonicus Ueda107, one region includes:
- a CDS encoding helix-turn-helix domain-containing protein — protein MQKHIFNIHDVVLFMTMAECLLLVIFQAMLPVKNKLANRLLSAFMLSIAVGSACVLVLWNDDVKITPVFDDWLLPYCLSAAQLLKGPILLLYVASLTEDSFRLRRDHLLHLIPLALTWAWLAILSIDSSDLRFRTLGQTPEERELANAVWHFIKLLPLAYGIAAVLRVHSYRRSLKNQYSHFSPLEPSWLNILSLGFLVTWSFSILVHLIANTIAANYPNISDAFGITENYLILILINALFINSLVHTHELLTTKPEPPKEKTEEKLSDSAIAKVQQGMEEQKLFLKQNLNIEEFAKRISLSVKDVSAVINKHYGTNFFEFMNSYRVEEAKRLLGDQAYADMTVMDVLLQAGFNSKSAFHRFFNRLVGISPTEYRKQHLGKEEKVA, from the coding sequence ATGCAAAAACACATATTTAATATTCATGACGTTGTCCTGTTCATGACCATGGCGGAATGTTTGCTGCTCGTTATTTTCCAGGCCATGCTGCCGGTTAAAAACAAGCTGGCCAACCGTTTACTCAGTGCATTTATGCTCTCCATCGCGGTCGGTTCAGCCTGTGTGCTGGTGCTGTGGAATGACGATGTCAAAATCACTCCCGTTTTCGACGACTGGCTACTGCCCTATTGCCTGAGCGCCGCCCAGTTGCTGAAAGGGCCAATATTACTGCTGTATGTCGCCTCCCTCACAGAAGACTCCTTCCGCCTCAGGCGCGACCATCTGCTGCACCTGATCCCCCTGGCCTTAACCTGGGCCTGGCTGGCGATATTATCCATCGACTCCAGCGACCTGCGTTTCCGCACCCTGGGCCAAACACCGGAAGAGCGGGAACTGGCCAATGCCGTCTGGCATTTCATCAAGTTACTGCCACTGGCCTATGGCATCGCAGCGGTATTACGTGTACACAGTTACCGTCGCAGCCTGAAAAACCAGTACTCCCATTTTTCCCCCCTGGAACCAAGCTGGCTCAATATCCTCAGCCTGGGTTTCCTGGTCACCTGGAGCTTCTCCATCCTGGTACACCTGATTGCCAATACCATTGCTGCCAACTACCCCAATATTTCCGACGCCTTCGGTATTACAGAAAACTACCTGATCCTGATTTTGATCAACGCGCTGTTTATTAACAGCCTGGTACATACCCATGAGCTGCTCACCACCAAGCCCGAGCCACCCAAGGAAAAAACCGAAGAAAAACTGAGCGATTCCGCGATTGCCAAAGTCCAGCAAGGTATGGAGGAACAGAAGCTCTTCCTCAAGCAAAACCTCAATATCGAGGAGTTCGCCAAACGCATCAGCCTGTCGGTTAAAGATGTTTCTGCCGTCATTAACAAACATTACGGCACCAACTTTTTTGAATTTATGAACAGTTACCGGGTAGAAGAAGCCAAGCGCCTCTTAGGCGATCAAGCCTATGCCGACATGACCGTGATGGATGTGTTGTTGCAGGCCGGCTTTAACAGCAAGTCGGCCTTCCACCGTTTCTTTAATCGACTGGTAGGCATATCCCCGACGGAATACCGCAAACAACATCTCGGTAAAGAAGAAAAAGTCGCGTGA
- a CDS encoding alpha/beta hydrolase, translating into MFSSAPVTDNPAWLSLLGDLPPLRVEVTADNLNTQDARVQAYLAYYGIHFARNPGLVHGFGGLEIAGYRIATHYWLPAGAKGTLVVVHGYYDHAGIFGHAIRFGLEQQLAVVAFDLPGHGLSSGDRVAIDRFDTYADILAGVLERLQPVLPQPLYALGQSTGGAVLLNHLWRYPRQAAHWHRIALAAPLLLPRGWILGRISYALLRPFCRRLRRSRSRSSHDETFLEFLDQRDPLQDKTLSVQWVGAMKDWNAQFRAFPAKETPLLVVQGTADGTVAWRYNLRQIRRKLPHARVALIEGAGHQLVNERDDYRQQAFMQIHRFFFDN; encoded by the coding sequence ATGTTTTCATCTGCTCCGGTGACTGATAACCCTGCCTGGCTAAGCTTGTTGGGGGATTTGCCCCCCCTGCGGGTGGAGGTAACAGCCGATAACCTGAACACACAGGATGCCCGTGTACAGGCTTATCTGGCGTATTACGGCATCCATTTCGCGCGGAATCCGGGGCTGGTCCATGGCTTTGGTGGGCTGGAGATCGCCGGCTACCGGATCGCAACCCACTATTGGCTGCCCGCAGGGGCGAAGGGAACCCTGGTGGTGGTGCACGGCTACTACGACCATGCGGGGATTTTCGGGCACGCCATTCGCTTCGGGTTGGAGCAGCAACTGGCGGTGGTGGCATTTGACCTGCCCGGCCATGGTTTGAGCAGTGGTGACAGGGTGGCTATTGATCGCTTTGACACCTATGCCGATATCCTGGCGGGTGTCCTGGAGCGTTTGCAGCCCGTCTTGCCCCAGCCACTGTATGCCCTGGGACAAAGTACCGGGGGGGCTGTATTGCTTAACCATCTCTGGCGCTATCCCCGACAGGCGGCACACTGGCACCGCATAGCCCTGGCGGCGCCCCTGCTGTTACCGCGTGGCTGGATACTGGGGCGGATTTCCTATGCCTTGTTACGTCCTTTTTGTCGCCGGCTCAGGCGCAGCCGTTCGCGCAGTTCGCACGATGAGACATTTCTTGAGTTCCTGGATCAGCGCGATCCACTACAGGACAAAACACTGTCTGTGCAGTGGGTAGGCGCCATGAAGGACTGGAATGCCCAATTCCGCGCTTTTCCTGCCAAGGAGACGCCACTGCTCGTTGTGCAGGGTACGGCAGATGGCACAGTGGCCTGGCGCTACAACCTTCGCCAGATAAGGCGCAAGTTGCCGCACGCCCGCGTTGCCCTGATCGAGGGGGCCGGCCACCAGTTGGTCAATGAGCGCGATGATTATCGCCAGCAGGCATTTATGCAAATTCATCGTTTCTTTTTTGATAACTGA
- a CDS encoding DUF368 domain-containing protein: MNQPDRTLKDYLLVLLKGLCMGAADVVPGVSGGTIAFITGIYDEWLTSLKRCTPAVLLMLKREGIAKTWRYINGNFLVALFGGILISLKTFAAIVLMAMDAYPILVWAFFSGLVAASIYHLAREQRGWGLTEVFGLLLGIAFILAISFMAPAQLPGHGWILFLGGFVAICAMILPGISGSFILLLVGLYPVFLQAIHNLEIVKLLWFGAGCITGLIVFSRFLLWLLKSYHNQTLSVLVGFLVGSLYVTWPWKHALLTTTDSHGRTVVLQQENINPFNYAAVTGTEPTLGLAVLWAFIGVALVLGVEVVAGWIKRRSQGA, translated from the coding sequence GTGAACCAGCCTGATAGAACCCTGAAAGACTATTTGCTCGTCCTGTTAAAGGGCCTGTGTATGGGCGCCGCTGATGTGGTGCCCGGCGTATCCGGTGGAACCATCGCGTTTATCACCGGTATTTACGATGAGTGGCTGACGTCACTCAAACGCTGTACCCCTGCGGTATTGCTGATGCTAAAGCGCGAGGGGATTGCCAAGACCTGGCGCTATATCAACGGAAATTTCCTCGTTGCCTTATTTGGCGGCATCCTGATCAGCCTGAAAACCTTTGCGGCCATTGTGTTGATGGCAATGGATGCCTACCCCATCCTGGTGTGGGCCTTTTTCTCCGGGTTAGTGGCGGCATCTATCTATCACCTGGCGCGTGAGCAGCGCGGCTGGGGGCTGACGGAAGTCTTTGGTTTGCTGTTGGGTATTGCCTTTATCCTGGCGATCTCTTTTATGGCTCCTGCCCAGTTGCCTGGACATGGATGGATTTTGTTTCTGGGCGGTTTTGTCGCCATTTGCGCCATGATCCTGCCCGGCATTTCGGGTAGTTTTATCCTGTTACTGGTGGGGCTCTACCCGGTATTCCTGCAGGCGATCCACAACCTGGAGATCGTCAAGCTGCTGTGGTTTGGGGCGGGTTGTATTACCGGCCTGATTGTCTTCTCGCGTTTCCTGTTGTGGCTGCTCAAGTCCTACCACAACCAGACACTGTCGGTCTTGGTTGGCTTTTTGGTGGGGTCGCTCTATGTGACCTGGCCCTGGAAACACGCGCTGTTAACCACCACGGACAGCCATGGCCGCACGGTGGTGCTGCAACAGGAAAATATCAATCCCTTTAACTATGCCGCCGTTACCGGTACTGAACCCACCCTGGGCCTGGCTGTGCTCTGGGCGTTTATCGGGGTGGCCCTGGTGCTGGGCGTCGAGGTGGTCGCAGGTTGGATCAAGCGCCGCAGCCAGGGCGCCTGA
- the serA gene encoding phosphoglycerate dehydrogenase, translated as MSKTSLDKSKIKFLLLEGVHQSAVDTLHAAGYTNIEYLKTALGEDALVERIQDAHFVGLRSRTQLTRRVFENAPKLIAAGCFCIGTNQVDLKAAQEHGVAVFNAPYSNTRSVAELVIAEAILLLRNIPQKNVVCHRGGWDKSAIGSYEIRGKTLGLIGYGSIGSQTSVLAESLGMKVRFYDVVTKLPLGNAAQVRDLDELLATSDIISLHVPETAATQDMIGAREIGLMKKGAILINASRGTVVDIDALANAIKAGHIAGAAIDVFPEEPKANGDEFISPLRGLDNVILTPHIGGSTMEAQENIGIEVAEKLIKYSDNGTTTSSVNFPEVALPGHPDAHRLLHVHANVPGVLSAINKIFSDNKINISSQYLQTNDKVGYVVVDINSPYSEAALEQLKKIDGTIRCRVLF; from the coding sequence ATGAGCAAAACCTCGTTAGACAAGAGCAAGATCAAGTTCCTGTTGCTGGAAGGCGTACACCAATCGGCCGTGGATACCCTGCACGCTGCCGGTTACACCAATATTGAATACCTGAAAACGGCCCTGGGTGAAGACGCGCTGGTTGAGCGCATCCAGGACGCCCACTTTGTCGGCCTGCGCTCGCGCACCCAACTGACCCGCCGGGTCTTTGAAAACGCGCCCAAGTTGATCGCTGCCGGCTGCTTCTGCATAGGCACCAACCAGGTCGACCTGAAAGCTGCCCAGGAGCACGGTGTAGCCGTGTTTAACGCTCCCTACTCCAATACCCGCTCGGTCGCCGAACTGGTGATCGCCGAAGCCATCCTGTTACTGCGCAATATCCCGCAGAAAAACGTTGTCTGCCATCGCGGCGGCTGGGACAAATCGGCCATAGGCTCCTATGAGATTCGCGGCAAGACCCTGGGCCTGATCGGCTATGGCTCTATCGGCAGCCAAACCAGCGTACTGGCGGAATCGCTCGGTATGAAAGTGCGCTTCTACGATGTGGTCACCAAACTGCCACTGGGTAACGCTGCACAAGTGCGCGACCTGGATGAACTGCTGGCGACCTCCGACATCATCAGCCTGCACGTGCCCGAAACTGCCGCCACCCAGGATATGATCGGGGCGCGCGAAATCGGCCTGATGAAGAAAGGTGCCATCCTGATTAACGCCTCGCGCGGCACCGTGGTGGATATCGATGCCCTGGCCAACGCCATCAAAGCCGGCCATATCGCCGGTGCGGCCATCGACGTATTCCCCGAAGAGCCCAAGGCCAACGGCGATGAGTTCATCAGTCCGCTGCGCGGCCTGGATAATGTGATCCTGACCCCGCACATCGGCGGCTCCACCATGGAAGCCCAGGAGAACATCGGTATCGAAGTGGCGGAAAAGCTGATCAAGTATTCCGACAACGGCACGACTACCAGCTCGGTCAATTTCCCCGAAGTGGCCCTGCCCGGCCATCCGGACGCGCACCGCCTGTTGCACGTGCATGCCAACGTGCCGGGGGTCTTGTCGGCAATCAACAAGATCTTCTCCGACAACAAGATCAACATCTCCTCCCAGTACCTGCAAACCAACGACAAGGTGGGCTATGTGGTGGTGGATATCAACTCACCCTACAGCGAAGCCGCACTGGAGCAGCTGAAAAAGATCGATGGCACCATTCGCTGCCGCGTACTCTTTTAA
- a CDS encoding MFS transporter yields MSSSVVSAEAASPTFFIALLAMGLGSFAIGVGEFISMGLLPEISTSLVITIPQAGHAISAYALGVVIGAPLLAIASTGRSRTRMLVVMMGLYALANIASALAPGYWSFMVLRLLSGFPHGTYFGIASLVAASLAPAHMRARAVAYVMLGLSLATLVGVPVATGLGQWLGWRSAFVLVGLIALASVICIIKFVPAEPARAGARIAHELSMFTNRQVWITLGIGAIGFGGLFAIFSYVKPTLMSLAGLTEVGVPLVLALFGAGMVVGNIVGSHMADKDLLGTIKRCLIWSMLACAFFALTASHLLLACLAVFCVGTVVVIGPAVQIRLMDVAGKAQTMAAAMNHSAFNFANAAGAFLGGVAIDAGFGYASTGWVGLFLSAAGLAMFYWMLVDARRQARCVAG; encoded by the coding sequence TTGTCATCGTCAGTTGTATCGGCCGAAGCAGCTTCACCGACCTTTTTTATTGCGCTCCTGGCCATGGGGTTGGGCAGTTTTGCGATAGGTGTGGGTGAATTTATCTCCATGGGCTTGTTGCCTGAAATATCCACTTCCCTTGTTATCACTATCCCCCAGGCGGGCCATGCTATCAGTGCGTATGCCCTGGGCGTTGTTATCGGCGCGCCACTGCTGGCGATTGCCAGTACCGGGCGCTCGCGGACACGCATGCTGGTGGTCATGATGGGGCTCTACGCCCTGGCCAATATCGCCAGTGCCTTGGCGCCCGGTTATTGGTCCTTTATGGTCTTGCGCCTGCTAAGCGGGTTTCCCCATGGCACCTATTTTGGTATCGCCTCCCTGGTGGCGGCTTCCCTGGCACCTGCGCATATGCGCGCCCGCGCCGTCGCCTATGTGATGCTGGGCCTGTCGTTGGCGACCCTGGTCGGGGTGCCTGTGGCAACGGGGCTGGGGCAATGGCTGGGATGGCGTTCGGCGTTTGTGCTGGTGGGGTTAATTGCGCTGGCATCCGTTATTTGCATTATCAAATTCGTGCCGGCGGAACCAGCGCGTGCCGGTGCGCGTATCGCCCATGAGTTGTCCATGTTTACCAATCGCCAGGTATGGATAACCCTGGGGATTGGCGCCATAGGATTCGGTGGATTGTTTGCCATTTTTTCCTATGTGAAACCGACCCTGATGAGCCTGGCCGGGCTGACCGAAGTTGGTGTGCCTTTGGTATTGGCACTGTTTGGTGCAGGTATGGTGGTGGGCAATATCGTCGGCTCGCACATGGCGGATAAGGATTTACTGGGGACAATCAAACGCTGTTTGATCTGGTCAATGCTTGCCTGCGCCTTCTTTGCCCTGACCGCATCGCACCTGCTGCTTGCCTGCCTTGCGGTATTTTGTGTGGGAACCGTGGTTGTGATTGGCCCGGCGGTACAAATCCGTTTGATGGATGTTGCCGGAAAGGCGCAAACCATGGCCGCGGCCATGAACCATTCAGCGTTTAATTTTGCCAACGCCGCCGGGGCGTTTTTAGGTGGCGTTGCGATAGACGCCGGTTTTGGCTATGCCTCGACCGGCTGGGTAGGTCTGTTCCTGTCGGCAGCGGGGCTGGCCATGTTTTACTGGATGCTGGTGGATGCCCGGCGCCAGGCCCGGTGTGTTGCCGGATAG